CTCTTAAGGTCTGTCACAAGTCTTCTTCATTCTGTCAGTATTCCGGCACAGTCAGTACATCTCCGGCCTTAATTCTGCTGCCCTCCAGGCCGTTGCTCTTCATAATTCCTTCTATATATACAGCGGTTCTCATATCCTCGGGCTTATTCTTCAACGCAATACTCCATAAGGTATCGCCCGGTTCCACCACAACCCGCTTCTCCTGCTTCAGCACCGGAACAGAACCGGCGAAGACATTACCCACTACCGTAAATCCGGAGATAACGAGCAGCAGCACCAGCGCAACCTTCATGAAGCCGATCTGGCGGAACAGGGATGAGAACATAGCCAGCCTCTGAAGTCTCCGCTTCTCAATCATCATCTGAATACGGGCAGAATTACGCTCTGGAGCCGCTACCTTGTTATCATCTTTATATATGCTTTGGTATGTACTGTATTTTAGCATTGAAATCATCCTCCAAACACTTGTTCTTACTTTCGCCAATAATATAACACGAACATGTGTTTTGATCAATACTTTTCTCGAACATTCGTTCTGTTTATTTTCGGAGATATATTTTCCTCTTTTTAGAACTTATGTTTGTACGAACGGCAGTTCTATGTTATAATTTTCCCAAACATACTATATGGGGTTGATTCCGATGTCCAAGATTTCAAGTCGTCAGCTGGCGATCCTGGAATTTATACGTAACGAAGTCCGCAGCAAAGGTTATCCTCCGTCTGTCCGTGAGATTGGCGAAGCTGTCGGACTGGCCTCCAGTTCTACAGTACACGGTCATCTGGACCGGCTGGAGAAGAAAGGCCTGATCCGGCGCGACCCTACGAAGCCCCGTGCGATTGAATTGCTGGGCCAGGAGGATTCAGAGAATGTGCACCAATTCGTCCAGACCGTTACACGCATCCCGGTTGTAGGCAAGGTTACCGCCGGTGTTCCTATTACCGCTACAGAGAATATTGAAGACTACTTCCCGCTGCCGACTCATTATGTAGGCGATAACAAGGTATTCATGCTGTCCGTATTCGGCGACAGTATGGTGGATGCCGGGATTATGAACGGCGATTACGTTATCGTCCGCCAGCAGCAGACTGCCGACAACGGCGACATCGTTGTTGCCATGACTGAAGAAGATGAAGCTACGGTCAAGACCTTCTATAAGGAACGCGACCACATCCGGCTGCAGCCGGAGAACCCGGCTTACGAGCCTCTCCGCCTTAACCGCGTGACCATACTGGGCAGAGTCATCGGATTGTTCCGCGATATTCATTAATCTCCCCCTCCAAGAACAGGCTGCTTTCGCATCATGCGGAAGCAGCCTGTTCTCTGTTTATGAATATGCCAAAAACACCAATAGCGAACATTTGTTCTGTTACGGCGTTTTTGGCATATTTTCTGTGAACCTCTCTATTCCTCCGCACATATCCTGATTACAAAAGGAGTGCTGATCCCTATGCCCAATTACCGTATCATTGTAGACCTCTCGCAGCGGATGCTCTATCTGCTCGACAATGATGTT
This region of Paenibacillus sp. FSL K6-1096 genomic DNA includes:
- a CDS encoding LysM peptidoglycan-binding domain-containing protein; protein product: MLKYSTYQSIYKDDNKVAAPERNSARIQMMIEKRRLQRLAMFSSLFRQIGFMKVALVLLLVISGFTVVGNVFAGSVPVLKQEKRVVVEPGDTLWSIALKNKPEDMRTAVYIEGIMKSNGLEGSRIKAGDVLTVPEY
- the lexA gene encoding transcriptional repressor LexA — encoded protein: MSKISSRQLAILEFIRNEVRSKGYPPSVREIGEAVGLASSSTVHGHLDRLEKKGLIRRDPTKPRAIELLGQEDSENVHQFVQTVTRIPVVGKVTAGVPITATENIEDYFPLPTHYVGDNKVFMLSVFGDSMVDAGIMNGDYVIVRQQQTADNGDIVVAMTEEDEATVKTFYKERDHIRLQPENPAYEPLRLNRVTILGRVIGLFRDIH